In one window of Arachis ipaensis cultivar K30076 chromosome B06, Araip1.1, whole genome shotgun sequence DNA:
- the LOC107605300 gene encoding ABC transporter B family member 11 produces the protein MKKAEGESSLDSDVIASEIKAGSVSDPPADAVGGTIQNDSEKRKAKDEAKNTIPFYKLFSFADALDYALMIVGTIGAVGNGMANPLMTVVFGNLIDAFGGTSNSQKVVHDVSKLALKFVYLALGSFAGSFLQVSCWIVSGERQCARIRSLYLKTILRQDAGFFDTETNTGEVVGRMSSDTMLIREAMGEKVGQFVQLVASFVGSFVIAFIKGWLLTLVLLSSIPPLVLASAVMSIVIAKVTSRRQVAYSAAASVVEETIASIRTVASFTGEKQAVAKYNQSLLKAYKTGVQEGVASGLGFGSILLIVFCTYALAIWYGGKLILDKDYTAGKIITIIFAILTGSHSLGQTSPSMSSFAAGQAAAYKMFETINRRPDIDAYDTTGRQLDDIRGDIELREVGFSYPSRPDETIFNGFSLFIPSGTTVALVGQSGSGKSTVINLIERFYDPQAGEVLIDNINLKEFNLKWIRQKIGLVSQEPVLFTCSIKENIAYGKDGATDEEIKVAADLANASKFIDTLPQGLDTMIGEHGTQLSGGQKQRVAIARAILKDPRILLLDEATSALDAESEKTVQEALDKIMINRTTVIVAHRLSTVRNAATIAVIHQGKIVEKGSHSELTKDLEAAYSQLNRLQETNSEAEQNFFVETENLESTINSSRHSSQRFSFRNSTTHVSGVGNSKDDKVALSEDTNSKQPPKIPIRRLAKLNKPEIPVLILGTIAAVANGIILPFFGFMVSKMVNIFYEPADELRKDSRSWAYVFVALGVSAFFINPLRSYFFSVAGEKLVKRMRLICFEKMINMEVSWFDEAEHSSAALGSRLSTDAASIRALVGDALGLMVQNIAAAVAGLVIAFQANWQLSLIILVLLPILALNGILQMKFLQGFTADGKKLYEEASQVASDAVSSSRTVASFCAEEKVMELYKKKCEAPIKAGIKQGIISGVGFGLSFFFLFSVYACSFYAGAKLVGDGKASFSDVFRVFFALNMAAVGMSQTSTLAPDSAKAKSAAASVLAIIDRKSKVDPNDDNGLILENLMGKVEFNHVTFKYPTRPDVQIFRDLCLTIYSGKTVALVGESGSGKSTVVSLLQRFYDPDTGYITLDGIDIQKIQVTWLRQQMGLVSQEPILFNDTIRGNIAYGKGTHATEAEITAAAEMANAHKFISSLQQGYETIVGERGSKLSGGQKQRVAIARAIVKNPKILLLDEATSALDAESEKVVQDALDRVMVERTTIIVAHRLSTIKNADLIAVVKNGVIVEKGNHETLINHGGHYASLVALHTSTS, from the exons ATGAAGAAAGCGGAAGGGGAGAGTAGTTTAGACAGTGATGTTATTGCATCTGAGATCAAAGCAGGATCAGTAAGTGATCCACCGGCCGACGCTGTTGGAGGAACCATTCAAAATGATTCAGAGAAGAGAAAGGCCAAAGATGAAGCGAAAAACACAATCCCCTTCTACAAGCTCTTCTCTTTTGCAGACGCTTTGGATTATGCATTGATGATTGTGGGGACAATCGGTGCTGTTGGAAATGGAATGGCAAACCCTTTGATGACCGTTGTTTTTGGGAACTTAATTGATGCATTTGGAGGGACCTCAAACTCCCAAAAAGTTGTTCATGATGTTTCCAAG CTGGCTCTCAAGTTTGTATACCTGGCTCTGGGTTCCTTTGCAGGATCCTTTCTTC AGGTTTCTTGCTGGATTGTCTCCGGGGAGCGACAATGTGCAAGAATAAGAAGCTTATACCTGAAAACAATTCTGAGGCAGGATGCCGGCTTCTTCGATACGGAAACCAACACCGGCGAGGTTGTTGGAAGGATGTCAAGTGACACTATGCTAATTCGAGAAGCCATGGGTGAGAAG GTAGGACAGTTTGTACAGTTAGTGGCATCGTTCGTTGGAAGTTTTGTCATAGCGTTCATCAAGGGATGGCTTCTTACCCTTGTTTTGCTGTCCAGTATTCCACCTCTTGTTCTTGCTAGCGCCGTCATGAGTATCGTTATTGCCAAAGTGACATCGCGAAGACAAGTAGCATATTCTGCAGCTGCATCTGTAGTAGAAGAGACAATTGCTTCTATCAGAACT GTTGCATCATTCACGGGCGAGAAGCAAGCCGTGGCTAAGTATAATCAATCATTGTTGAAAGCTTATAAGACTGGAGTTCAAGAAGGAGTGGCTTCTGGATTGGGATTTGGTTCCATTCTTCTCATTGTTTTCTGCACTTATGCTTTGGCCATATGGTATGGTGGCAAATTGATTTTAGACAAAGATTATACAGCAGGGAAAATTATCACCATAATTTTCGCAATTTTGACAGGATCTCA TTCTCTTGGACAGACCTCTCCTAGCATGAGTTCGTTTGCAGCAGGACAAGCCGCGGCTTATAAGATGTTTGAAACGATTAATAGGCGACCTGATATCGATGCTTACGACACAACTGGCCGGCAGCTCGATGATATTCGAGGCGACATAGAACTGAGAGAAGTTGGCTTCAGTTATCCGTCAAGGCCGGATGAGACCATATTCAATGGATTCTCTTTGTTCATACCAAGTGGCACAACTGTAGCTTTGGTAGGGCAAAGTGGGAGTGGAAAATCAACCGTTATTAACTTGATAGAGAGGTTTTATGATCCGCAAGCTGGTGAAGTTCTCATCGACAACATCAATCTCAAAGAGTTTAATCTGAAATGGATAAGACAAAAGATTGGCCTAGTTAGCCAAGAACCTGTTCTGTTTACTTGCAGCATCAAAGAAAATATTGCTTATGGTAAGGATGGTGCGACTGATGAAGAAATCAAAGTAGCAGCAGATCTTGCAAATGCTTCTAAGTTCATAGACACGCTTCCACAG GGACTGGACACGATGATTGGTGAACACGGAACTCAGCTCTCTGGAGGTCAAAAGCAGAGAGTTGCAATAGCAAGAGCCATTTTGAAAGATCCAAGAATTCTACTTCTTGATGAAGCTACAAGTGCACTTGATGCTGAATCCGAGAAAACAGTGCAGGAGGCTCTAGACAAAATCATGATAAATCGAACCACTGTTATTGTAGCTCACCGCTTAAGCACTGTTAGAAATGCTGCCACTATAGCTGTAATTCATCAAGGAAAAATAGTagaaaaag GTTCACATTCTGAGCTAACTAAAGATCTTGAAGCAGCCTACAGCCAACTCAACAGATTGCAAGAGACTAACAGTGAGGCAGAACAGAATTTTTTTGTTGAAACAGAAAACCTTGAATCTACTATAAATTCTTCAAGGCATTCAAGTCAACGGTTTTCTTTTAGAAATTCCACAACTCATGTATCCGGCGTTGGAAACAGCAAAGACGATAAAGTTGCTCTTTCAGAAGACACAAACTCAAAACAACCTCCAAAAATACCGATCCGTCGCTTAGCTAAACTAAACAAACCTGAGATCCCAGTCTTAATATTAGGGACTATAGCTGCAGTGGCCAATGGCATCATATTACCCTTTTTCGGGTTCATGGTATCAAAGATGGTCAATATTTTCTATGAGCCTGCGGATGAACTCCGCAAAGATTCAAGATCTTGGGCGTATGTTTTCGTGGCGCTTGGCGTATCAGCGTTCTTTATCAATCCCTTGAGGTCCTACTTCTTTTCTGTTGCTGGTGAAAAGCTGGTAAAAAGAATGAGACTAATCTGTTTTGAGAAAATGATTAATATGGAAGTTAGTTGGTTTGATGAAGCTGAGCATTCAAGTGCTGCACTTGGATCAAGACTGTCCACTGATGCAGCGTCTATTCGAGCTTTGGTTGGCGACGCGCTCGGATTAATGGTTCAGAACATAGCTGCTGCAGTTGCAGGCCTGGTGATTGCATTCCAAGCAAACTGGCAGCTCTCTCTTATAATTCTTGTATTGCTGCCTATATTAGCACTTAACGGAATTCTTCAGATGAAGTTCTTACAAGGATTCACTGCAGATGGAAAG AAATTATACGAGGAAGCAAGTCAAGTAGCAAGTGATGCTGTAAGCAGCAGTAGgactgtggcatctttctgcgcTGAAGAGAAGGTGATGGAGTTGTACAAGAAGAAATGTGAGGCACCGATTAAGGCAGGCATAAAGCAAGGGATAATAAGTGGAGTTGGTTTTGGGTTATCATTCTTTTTTCTGTTTTCAGTGTATGCATGTAGTTTCTATGCTGGAGCTAAACTTGTAGGGGATGGTAAAGCATCTTTCTCTGATGTTTTCCGC GTCTTCTTTGCCCTGAATATGGCTGCTGTGGGGATGTCTCAAACTAGCACCTTGGCCCCTGACTCAGCTAAAGCTAAAAGTGCTGCTGCTTCTGTGTTGGCCATTATTGACAGAAAATCAAAAGTAGATCCCAATGATGACAATGGTCTGATTCTAGAAAACTTGATGGGAAAAGTAGAGTTTAACCATGTCACTTTCAAGTACCCCACAAGACCTGATGTTCAAATATTTAGAGATCTTTGCTTGACTATTTATTCTGGCAAG ACAGTTGCATTGGTTGGTGAAAGTGGAAGTGGAAAATCAACTGTAGTATCACTGTTACAAAGATTTTACGACCCAGATACAGGTTATATCACACTTGATGGAATAGATATCCAGAAAATTCAAGTTACATGGTTAAGACAACAGATGGGCTTGGTAAGCCAAGAGCCTATTTTGTTTAATGATACAATCAGAGGCAACATTGCATATGGAAAAGGAACACATGCAACAGAGGCAGAGATTACAGCTGCAGCAGAAATGGCAAATGCCCACAAGTTCATCAGTAGTTTGCAACAG GGTTATGAAACCATTGTGGGGGAAAGAGGATCAAAACTATCTGGTGGACAGAAGCAGCGGGTGGCAATTGCAAGAGCAATAGTGAAGAATCCAAAAATATTACTACTAGATGAAGCCACCAGTGCCCTGGATGCAGAGTCTGAAAAGGTTGTTCAAGATGCACTAGATAGAGTAATGGTGGAACGAACCACAATCATAGTGGCTCATAGGTTATCCACTATTAAGAACGCAGATTTAATTGCAGTGGTTAAGAATGGGGTCATTGTAGAGAAAGGAAACCATGAAACATTGATCAACCATGGTGGCCATTATGCTTCCTTGGTAGCATTGCACACAAGTACATCATAA